One genomic window of Indioceanicola profundi includes the following:
- a CDS encoding glycerophosphoryl diester phosphodiesterase encodes MIELPRIIGHRGAAKHAPENTLAGIKAAAAQGATWVEVDVKLTSDRIPILMHDDLVDRTTNGNGPVAEKALADVKQLDAGRWFGAAFIGEQVPTLAEALDLVWRLGMRINLEIKPCPGRAEETAGVALTLARSLWPEGAPPPLVSSFDFAALEMARTVAPDWPIGYLIDRRRPDWAEQADRVRAATIHVNARREDEASIKAYRATGRPVLAYTVNSLPAAREVLSWSVAGVFTDTPQTLAPLMAGG; translated from the coding sequence ATGATCGAGCTTCCGCGCATCATTGGGCACCGCGGTGCCGCCAAGCACGCGCCGGAGAACACACTGGCCGGCATCAAGGCCGCGGCGGCCCAGGGGGCGACATGGGTGGAAGTGGACGTCAAGCTGACCTCCGACCGCATCCCCATCCTGATGCATGACGATCTGGTCGACCGCACCACCAACGGAAATGGCCCGGTGGCGGAGAAGGCGCTGGCCGACGTCAAGCAGCTCGACGCCGGGCGCTGGTTCGGGGCCGCCTTCATCGGCGAGCAGGTGCCCACCCTGGCGGAGGCGCTGGACCTGGTCTGGCGGCTGGGCATGCGCATCAATCTGGAGATCAAGCCCTGCCCCGGCCGGGCGGAGGAGACGGCCGGGGTGGCGCTGACCCTGGCCCGCTCCCTCTGGCCCGAGGGCGCGCCCCCGCCGCTGGTCAGCAGCTTCGATTTCGCAGCGCTGGAAATGGCGCGCACCGTGGCCCCGGACTGGCCCATCGGCTACCTGATCGACCGCCGCCGGCCCGACTGGGCCGAACAGGCCGACCGGGTCCGGGCCGCCACCATCCATGTCAATGCCCGGAGGGAGGATGAGGCCAGCATCAAGGCCTACCGCGCCACCGGCCGCCCGGTGCTGGCCTATACCGTCAACAGCCTTCCGGCGGCGCGGGAGGTCCTGTCCTGGAGTGTGGCGGGCGTCTTCACCGACACGCCCCAGACCCTGGCGCCCCTGATGGCGGGCGGTTGA
- a CDS encoding histidine triad nucleotide-binding protein, whose protein sequence is MAYDPNNIFAKILRGEIPCNKVFEDQHVLAFHDIRPQAPTHILVIPKGPYVSHADFAETARPEEIVAFTRAVGLIAQQAGVEDTGYRLVANHGPDSHQEVPHYHVHILGGRPLGPMLVRVD, encoded by the coding sequence ATGGCCTACGATCCGAACAACATCTTCGCCAAAATCCTGCGCGGGGAGATTCCCTGCAATAAGGTGTTCGAAGACCAGCATGTGCTGGCGTTTCATGACATCCGGCCGCAGGCCCCCACCCACATCCTGGTGATCCCCAAGGGCCCTTATGTCAGCCATGCCGACTTCGCCGAGACCGCCCGGCCGGAGGAGATCGTGGCCTTCACCCGCGCGGTGGGGCTGATCGCCCAGCAGGCGGGGGTGGAGGATACCGGCTACCGGCTGGTCGCCAACCACGGGCCGGACAGCCACCAGGAGGTACCGCACTACCATGTGCATATCCTGGGCGGCCGGCCGCTGGGCCCGATGCTGGTCCGGGTGGACTGA
- a CDS encoding phosphoribosyl-ATP diphosphatase: protein MAKSKQDAGILDELYATILSRKGADPDSSHTARLFSRGRAKIAQKVGEEAVETVIEAVRGDRQKLAEESADLLYHLLVLWADAGLDPAEVFSILENRKGISGIEEKKSRKS from the coding sequence ATGGCCAAGTCGAAACAGGATGCCGGCATCCTGGATGAGCTCTACGCCACCATCCTGTCCCGCAAGGGCGCCGATCCCGACAGTTCCCACACCGCGCGGCTCTTCTCCCGCGGGCGGGCCAAGATCGCCCAGAAGGTGGGCGAGGAGGCGGTGGAGACGGTGATCGAGGCCGTGCGCGGCGACCGTCAGAAGCTGGCGGAAGAGTCGGCGGACCTGCTCTACCACCTTCTCGTGCTATGGGCCGATGCAGGGCTTGACCCCGCGGAGGTCTTCTCCATCCTGGAGAACCGCAAGGGCATCAGCGGCATCGAGGAAAAGAAGAGCCGCAAAAGCTGA
- the hisF gene encoding imidazole glycerol phosphate synthase subunit HisF encodes MLKSRIIPCLDVKDGRVVKGVNFVDLIDAGDPVEQARVYDAAGADELTFLDITASHENRDTIFDVVRRTAEQVFMPLTVGGGVRAVEDIRKLLLAGADKVSINTAAVNRPDFVREAAEKFGAQCVVVAVDAKAVAPGKWEVFTHGGRNRTGLDAVEWAQRMAEYGAGEILLTSMDRDGTKSGFDLGLTRAVADAVPVPVVASGGVGTLDHLVDGVREGHASAVLAASIFHFGTFSVRQAKEHMAAAGIPIRLD; translated from the coding sequence ATGCTGAAGAGCCGCATCATCCCCTGCCTGGACGTCAAGGACGGCCGTGTGGTCAAGGGCGTCAACTTCGTGGACCTGATTGATGCCGGCGACCCGGTGGAGCAGGCGCGGGTCTATGACGCCGCCGGCGCCGACGAGCTGACCTTCCTGGACATCACCGCCAGCCACGAGAACCGGGACACCATCTTCGACGTGGTCCGCCGCACGGCGGAACAGGTGTTCATGCCCCTGACCGTGGGCGGCGGCGTGCGGGCTGTGGAGGATATCCGCAAGCTGCTGCTGGCCGGGGCCGACAAGGTGTCCATCAACACCGCCGCCGTGAACCGCCCCGACTTCGTGCGCGAGGCGGCGGAGAAGTTCGGGGCGCAGTGCGTGGTGGTGGCGGTGGATGCGAAAGCCGTCGCCCCCGGCAAGTGGGAGGTCTTCACCCATGGCGGGCGCAACCGCACCGGCCTGGACGCGGTGGAATGGGCCCAGCGCATGGCCGAATACGGGGCCGGCGAAATCCTACTGACCAGCATGGACCGCGACGGCACCAAATCCGGCTTCGATCTCGGCTTGACCCGCGCCGTGGCCGACGCCGTGCCGGTGCCGGTGGTCGCGTCCGGCGGCGTCGGCACCCTGGACCATCTGGTGGACGGGGTGCGGGAGGGCCATGCCTCCGCCGTGCTGGCGGCCAGCATCTTCCATTTCGGCACCTTCTCCGTCCGGCAGGCCAAGGAACACATGGCCGCTGCCGGCATTCCCATCCGCCTGGATTGA
- the hisA gene encoding 1-(5-phosphoribosyl)-5-[(5-phosphoribosylamino)methylideneamino]imidazole-4-carboxamide isomerase — protein MIIYPAIDLKDGKAVRLLRGEMDQATVFNIDPAEQAESFQTAGFRWLHLVDLNGAFAGRPVNAEAVERILARVELPVQLGGGIRDMATIGQWLERGVTRVILGTVAVKNPELVKEACRTFPGRVAVGIDARDGYVAVEGWAETSEIKALDLALKFEDCGVAAIIFTDINRDGAMAGVNVESTANLACHLTTPVIASGGVSSIKDLEALKAEAHTGIAGVICGRALYDGRVDPAEALALMGDR, from the coding sequence ATGATCATTTATCCGGCGATCGACCTGAAGGACGGGAAGGCCGTGCGCCTGCTGCGCGGCGAAATGGATCAGGCGACCGTCTTCAACATCGACCCCGCCGAGCAGGCGGAAAGCTTCCAGACCGCCGGCTTCCGCTGGCTTCATCTGGTGGATTTGAACGGCGCCTTCGCCGGTCGCCCGGTGAATGCCGAGGCGGTGGAGCGCATCCTGGCGCGCGTGGAGCTGCCGGTGCAGCTCGGCGGCGGCATCCGCGACATGGCCACCATCGGGCAGTGGCTGGAGCGCGGCGTGACCCGCGTGATCCTGGGCACCGTGGCGGTGAAGAATCCCGAGCTGGTGAAGGAGGCCTGCCGCACCTTCCCCGGCCGCGTGGCGGTGGGCATCGACGCCCGCGACGGTTATGTGGCGGTGGAGGGCTGGGCCGAGACCAGCGAGATCAAGGCGCTGGACCTCGCGCTGAAGTTCGAGGATTGCGGTGTCGCCGCCATCATCTTCACCGACATCAACCGCGACGGCGCCATGGCCGGGGTGAATGTGGAAAGCACGGCCAATCTGGCCTGCCACCTGACCACTCCGGTGATCGCCTCGGGCGGCGTTTCCAGCATCAAGGACCTGGAGGCGTTGAAGGCGGAGGCGCATACCGGCATCGCTGGCGTCATCTGCGGTCGCGCCCTGTATGACGGCCGGGTCGATCCCGCCGAAGCCCTGGCCCTGATGGGCGACCGGTGA
- a CDS encoding GNAT family N-acetyltransferase, protein MSGLKAVTEVEEIDRFRASDLEDLCDATDAAIKDGGGFGWVDPPDRAAMERYWKGVLAVPERTLFVGRLDGIICGSAQLVRPTRNNEAQRFAATLTTSFVAPWARGHGLARKLTLAVEERARTEKYKVLNLDVRDSQKAAITLYEQLGYQRWGTHPYYAEAHGQVFAGFFYYKDLTAKAKPTTDITGVPLSS, encoded by the coding sequence ATGAGCGGCTTGAAGGCAGTCACCGAGGTCGAGGAGATCGACAGGTTCCGGGCCAGCGACCTGGAGGATCTGTGCGATGCGACCGATGCGGCGATCAAGGACGGCGGCGGATTCGGCTGGGTGGACCCGCCCGACCGCGCCGCCATGGAACGCTATTGGAAAGGCGTGCTGGCGGTTCCGGAACGTACGCTGTTCGTCGGACGGCTGGACGGCATCATCTGCGGCTCCGCCCAGCTTGTGCGCCCGACCCGGAACAACGAGGCGCAGCGCTTCGCCGCCACCCTGACCACCAGCTTCGTCGCCCCCTGGGCGCGCGGCCACGGCCTGGCCCGCAAGCTGACCCTGGCGGTGGAGGAGCGGGCGCGTACGGAAAAGTACAAGGTCCTGAATCTGGACGTACGCGACAGCCAGAAAGCGGCTATCACCCTGTATGAACAGCTTGGCTATCAGCGCTGGGGAACACATCCTTATTATGCCGAGGCGCATGGGCAGGTCTTTGCCGGTTTCTTCTACTACAAGGACCTGACCGCCAAGGCGAAGCCGACGACCGACATCACCGGGGTACCGCTCTCATCATGA
- the hisH gene encoding imidazole glycerol phosphate synthase subunit HisH, translated as MSTVALIDYGSGNLRSAAKAVERAALENGMGLTVEVTDDPARVRAADRIVLPGVGAFGDCMRGLRSVPGMMEALEETVIRGGRPFLGICVGMQLMARIGREHGTHEGLGWLDAEVVPLRPADPSLKIPHMGWNALEVRQPGHPVLADIEAGQHAYFVHSFHMVPKDPGRILAAVDYGGPVAAIVGRDNLVGTQFHPEKSQAAGLALISSFLRWRL; from the coding sequence GTGAGCACGGTCGCGCTGATCGATTACGGGTCCGGCAATCTGCGCTCGGCCGCCAAGGCGGTGGAGCGGGCGGCGCTGGAGAACGGGATGGGGTTGACGGTGGAGGTCACCGACGACCCGGCGCGGGTGCGGGCGGCCGACCGCATCGTGCTGCCCGGCGTCGGCGCCTTCGGCGACTGCATGCGCGGCCTGCGCTCCGTGCCCGGCATGATGGAGGCGCTGGAGGAGACGGTGATCCGCGGCGGCCGGCCCTTCCTCGGCATCTGCGTCGGCATGCAGCTGATGGCCCGCATCGGGCGGGAACATGGAACGCATGAGGGGCTGGGCTGGCTGGATGCCGAGGTGGTGCCGCTTCGGCCCGCGGACCCCAGCCTGAAGATTCCCCATATGGGGTGGAATGCACTGGAAGTGCGGCAGCCGGGCCATCCGGTTCTGGCCGATATAGAGGCGGGACAGCACGCCTATTTCGTGCATTCCTTCCATATGGTGCCGAAGGACCCGGGCCGGATTCTGGCCGCGGTGGACTATGGTGGGCCGGTGGCGGCCATCGTCGGGCGCGACAATCTGGTGGGAACGCAGTTCCATCCGGAGAAGAGCCAGGCGGCCGGGTTGGCGCTGATTTCGTCCTTCCTGCGCTGGCGGCTGTGA
- the hisB gene encoding imidazoleglycerol-phosphate dehydratase HisB codes for MSRRATVERTTKETRIKVTVDLDGTGRYEVRTGVGFLDHMLEQLSRHSLIDLEVEAEGDLHIDFHHTTEDSGIAIGEAVNRALGDRKGIQRYGHAYLPMDEALTRCAIDLSNRPYLIWKVGFTRDKLGEMDTELFKEWFQAFAQAAGATLHVENLYGENNHHIVESCYKALARSLRAAIEIDPRKSDAVPSTKGVLGGSL; via the coding sequence ATGAGCCGCCGCGCCACGGTCGAGCGTACGACCAAGGAAACCCGCATCAAGGTCACCGTCGATCTGGACGGCACCGGCCGGTACGAGGTCAGGACCGGCGTCGGGTTCCTGGACCATATGCTGGAGCAGCTCAGCCGCCATTCGCTGATCGACCTGGAGGTGGAGGCGGAGGGCGATCTGCATATCGACTTCCACCACACCACCGAGGACAGCGGCATCGCCATCGGCGAGGCGGTGAACCGGGCCTTGGGCGACCGCAAGGGCATCCAGCGCTACGGCCACGCCTATCTGCCGATGGACGAGGCGCTGACCCGCTGCGCCATCGACCTGTCCAACCGCCCCTACCTGATCTGGAAGGTGGGGTTCACCCGCGACAAGCTGGGGGAGATGGACACGGAGCTGTTCAAGGAATGGTTCCAGGCCTTCGCCCAGGCGGCCGGCGCCACCCTGCATGTCGAGAACCTGTACGGCGAGAACAACCACCACATCGTGGAGAGCTGCTACAAGGCCCTGGCCCGGTCCCTGCGCGCCGCCATCGAGATCGACCCCCGCAAATCCGACGCGGTGCCCAGCACCAAGGGCGTCCTGGGCGGTTCGCTGTGA
- a CDS encoding S1 family peptidase, whose amino-acid sequence MRAASAIIVPAVLATALLLTGCGGIGLPEDRRGAPAETMPQPGRLAPVLLNRVRVDIPRGTDFGGYEFGLLCAPPYQRLGWTTARQLLSDAQGTVEDGLAEGGLDVAGQARRPFEVEEDMQRAEMQVAGRVTGLRVALCNRVNWLTGWSEGASGEAVVRVEWSLFDRLTRRTLATEVTEGRGETDGATLDGEFSAVHAALYDAAARFARSPRLRLRLSRDGGARPQRAEAQPGADGVDPWPDDTPGPARWSTGADLAEGAGGMAGERDIADLDDASPGLPPARSMPALSTEVPPAALPADDRSSGRRDRAAPDGQDAPGVSASPDAVHLGARWPALAIPALPPYAAPLAGRAERVQAGGVMVAAGAGHGSGFFIADGLVLTNAHVVGHAARVRVVTADGTALVGTVERREPMRDVALVRVPRGGWPPMPLRLARPRVSEDVFALGAPLLERHSGTLTRGIVSAWRTREGGQLFLQADVAIQPGSSGGPLMDGHGNVIGLTVSGVGETDHGINYFIPIPEALERLGIVLKAAGTAADGQ is encoded by the coding sequence ATGCGCGCAGCTTCCGCCATCATCGTTCCGGCCGTCCTGGCGACGGCCCTGCTGCTGACCGGCTGCGGTGGGATAGGCCTGCCGGAGGACCGGAGGGGGGCCCCTGCGGAAACGATGCCGCAGCCGGGACGGCTGGCGCCGGTGCTGCTGAACCGGGTGCGGGTGGATATCCCGCGCGGCACCGACTTCGGCGGCTACGAGTTCGGCCTGCTCTGCGCCCCGCCTTATCAGCGCCTGGGCTGGACCACGGCCCGCCAGCTCCTGTCCGATGCCCAGGGGACTGTTGAGGACGGGCTGGCGGAGGGCGGGCTGGACGTGGCCGGCCAGGCCCGCCGCCCCTTCGAGGTGGAAGAAGACATGCAGCGGGCGGAGATGCAGGTGGCCGGCCGGGTCACCGGCCTGCGCGTCGCCCTCTGCAACCGCGTGAACTGGCTGACCGGCTGGAGCGAGGGGGCGAGCGGGGAGGCGGTGGTGCGGGTGGAATGGAGCCTGTTCGACCGCCTGACCCGCCGCACTCTGGCGACCGAGGTCACGGAGGGGCGGGGGGAGACCGACGGGGCCACCCTGGATGGCGAGTTCTCGGCCGTCCACGCCGCGCTCTATGACGCCGCTGCCCGCTTTGCCCGCTCCCCCCGGCTGCGCCTGCGCCTGTCCCGCGATGGCGGCGCCCGGCCGCAGAGGGCGGAGGCGCAGCCGGGGGCGGACGGCGTCGATCCCTGGCCGGACGATACCCCCGGCCCGGCCCGTTGGAGCACGGGCGCGGACCTCGCCGAGGGTGCGGGCGGCATGGCCGGGGAGCGGGACATTGCAGACCTGGACGATGCTTCTCCTGGCCTCCCGCCCGCCCGGTCCATGCCAGCCCTGTCCACGGAGGTGCCGCCGGCGGCGCTCCCGGCAGACGACCGGAGTTCGGGCAGGCGAGACCGCGCCGCTCCAGACGGGCAGGATGCTCCCGGCGTGTCGGCTTCTCCCGATGCGGTCCATCTAGGAGCCCGCTGGCCGGCACTGGCGATCCCGGCCCTCCCGCCCTATGCCGCTCCCCTGGCCGGGCGGGCGGAGCGGGTGCAGGCCGGCGGGGTGATGGTGGCGGCGGGGGCGGGGCACGGTTCCGGCTTCTTCATCGCCGACGGGCTGGTCCTGACCAACGCCCATGTGGTGGGGCACGCCGCCCGCGTGCGGGTGGTCACGGCGGACGGCACTGCCCTGGTCGGCACGGTGGAGCGGCGGGAACCGATGCGCGACGTGGCCCTGGTCCGGGTGCCGCGCGGCGGCTGGCCCCCGATGCCCCTGCGGCTGGCTCGGCCGCGGGTGAGCGAGGATGTATTCGCCCTGGGCGCGCCCTTGCTGGAGCGCCACAGCGGCACCCTCACCCGCGGCATCGTCAGCGCCTGGCGCACCCGTGAGGGCGGCCAGCTCTTCCTCCAGGCCGACGTCGCCATCCAGCCCGGCAGCAGCGGCGGGCCCCTGATGGACGGGCACGGCAATGTGATCGGCCTGACCGTGTCCGGCGTCGGCGAAACCGACCACGGCATCAACTACTTCATCCCGATCCCGGAAGCGCTGGAGCGGCTCGGGATCGTGCTGAAGGCGGCGGGAACGGCAGCGGATGGGCAATGA
- a CDS encoding GxxExxY protein, giving the protein MGNDVKRDDPLSAEVLGAAFAVANTLGHGFLEAVYRRAMVRELSLKGILVEEEVGFSVTYKGQQVGRYRADLVVDGRIIVELKCVERLVSPHVAQTFNYLRASGLSVALLVNFGRPRIEWKRLYLGEGF; this is encoded by the coding sequence ATGGGCAATGATGTGAAGAGGGACGACCCGCTGAGCGCCGAGGTGCTTGGAGCGGCATTCGCCGTTGCCAACACCCTCGGCCATGGCTTCCTGGAAGCCGTCTACCGGCGCGCCATGGTCCGCGAACTCTCACTGAAGGGCATCCTGGTTGAGGAAGAGGTCGGCTTCAGCGTCACTTACAAGGGCCAGCAGGTTGGCCGCTATAGGGCCGATCTGGTCGTGGATGGCCGGATCATTGTCGAACTGAAATGCGTCGAACGGCTTGTCTCACCCCACGTCGCGCAGACCTTCAACTATCTCAGGGCAAGCGGGCTTTCGGTGGCGCTGCTCGTCAACTTCGGGCGGCCGAGGATCGAATGGAAGCGGCTGTATCTGGGCGAGGGGTTTTGA
- the hslV gene encoding ATP-dependent protease subunit HslV produces MSNTSSSHDPIQWHGTTILCVRKGGQVVIAGDGQVSMGQTVMKSNAKKVRRLAGGQVMAGFAGATADAFALFERLEAKLEQHPGQLTRAAVEMAKDWRTDRYLRRLEAMMAVADKDVSLVITGNGDVLEPEDGIIGIGSGGSFALAAARALIDQDLDAESIARRAMKIAADICVYTNHNVVVEKM; encoded by the coding sequence ATGTCCAATACCTCTTCCAGCCACGATCCGATCCAGTGGCACGGCACCACCATCCTGTGTGTCCGCAAGGGCGGGCAGGTGGTGATCGCCGGTGACGGCCAGGTCTCCATGGGCCAGACCGTCATGAAATCCAATGCCAAGAAGGTCCGCCGCCTGGCCGGCGGGCAGGTGATGGCCGGGTTCGCCGGCGCCACCGCCGACGCCTTCGCCCTGTTCGAGCGGCTCGAGGCCAAGCTCGAGCAGCATCCGGGCCAGCTCACCCGCGCCGCCGTCGAAATGGCCAAGGACTGGCGCACCGACCGCTATCTGCGCCGGCTGGAGGCCATGATGGCCGTGGCCGACAAGGATGTCTCCCTGGTCATCACCGGCAATGGCGACGTGCTGGAGCCGGAGGACGGGATCATCGGCATCGGCTCCGGCGGCAGCTTCGCGCTGGCCGCCGCCCGCGCCCTGATCGACCAGGACCTCGACGCCGAATCCATCGCGCGCCGCGCCATGAAGATCGCCGCCGATATCTGCGTCTATACCAACCACAATGTCGTCGTGGAGAAGATGTGA
- the hslU gene encoding ATP-dependent protease ATPase subunit HslU: MTAFSPREIVSELDRYIVGQHEAKRAVAIALRNRWRRQQLPEGLREEVLPKNILMIGPTGVGKTEIARRLAKLANAPFLKVEATKFTEVGYVGRDVEQIVRDLVEIAITLTKERLRKEVQAKAELHAEDRVLNALVGESAGTETRAKFRKMLREGTLNDKEIEIQVQDNQTPGMPTFDISGMPGSQMGMVNLGDIFGKAFGGRMKTRRMTVAESYEVLVAEEAEKLLDQEKVTKEAIHVTEQTGIVFLDEIDKITARSERGGADVSREGVQRDLLPLIEGTTVNTKHGPVKTDHILFVASGAFHLAKPSDLLPELQGRLPIRVNLQPLTRDDFRRILTEPEASLIKQYIALLATEEVILDFTEDGIDELANLAAEINRTVENIGARRLHTVMERLLEDVSFNASDRGGQTVTIDKEFVRAQLEGLAQNTDLSKFIL; the protein is encoded by the coding sequence ATGACCGCCTTCTCCCCCCGCGAGATCGTTTCCGAGCTCGACCGCTACATCGTCGGCCAGCATGAGGCGAAGCGCGCCGTCGCCATCGCGCTGCGCAACCGCTGGCGCCGCCAGCAGCTTCCCGAGGGGCTGCGCGAGGAGGTTCTGCCCAAGAACATCCTGATGATCGGCCCCACCGGAGTCGGCAAGACCGAGATCGCGCGCCGGCTGGCGAAGCTTGCCAACGCGCCCTTCCTGAAGGTCGAGGCCACCAAATTCACCGAGGTCGGCTATGTCGGCCGCGATGTGGAGCAGATCGTCCGCGATCTGGTGGAGATCGCCATCACCCTGACCAAGGAGCGGCTGCGCAAGGAGGTCCAGGCCAAGGCGGAGCTGCATGCCGAGGACCGGGTGCTGAACGCCCTTGTCGGCGAGAGCGCCGGCACGGAGACGCGCGCCAAGTTCCGCAAGATGCTGCGGGAAGGCACGCTGAACGACAAGGAAATCGAGATCCAGGTCCAGGACAACCAGACCCCGGGCATGCCGACCTTCGACATTTCCGGCATGCCCGGCTCCCAGATGGGCATGGTCAATCTGGGCGACATCTTCGGCAAGGCCTTCGGCGGCCGCATGAAGACCCGCCGCATGACCGTGGCGGAGAGCTACGAGGTGCTGGTGGCTGAGGAGGCCGAGAAGCTGCTGGACCAGGAGAAGGTGACCAAGGAGGCGATCCACGTCACCGAGCAGACCGGCATCGTCTTCCTGGACGAGATCGACAAGATCACCGCCCGGTCGGAGCGCGGCGGCGCCGATGTCAGCCGCGAAGGCGTGCAGCGCGACCTGCTGCCCCTGATCGAGGGCACCACCGTCAACACCAAGCACGGGCCGGTGAAGACCGACCACATCCTGTTCGTGGCCTCCGGCGCCTTCCATCTGGCGAAGCCCAGCGACCTGCTGCCGGAGCTGCAGGGCCGCCTGCCGATCCGGGTCAATCTCCAGCCGCTCACCCGCGACGATTTCCGCCGCATCCTGACGGAGCCGGAAGCCAGCCTGATCAAGCAGTATATCGCGCTGCTGGCCACCGAGGAGGTGATCCTGGACTTCACCGAGGACGGGATCGACGAGCTGGCCAATCTGGCCGCGGAGATCAACCGCACGGTGGAGAATATCGGCGCCCGCCGCCTGCACACGGTGATGGAGCGCCTGCTGGAGGATGTCAGCTTCAACGCCTCCGACCGCGGCGGCCAGACCGTGACCATCGACAAGGAATTTGTCCGCGCCCAGCTCGAAGGGCTGGCGCAGAACACGGACCTGTCGAAGTTCATCCTGTAA
- a CDS encoding GNAT family N-acetyltransferase — protein MSPLPVLLHERLSCLPRPLSCHPAMPDHVGEMRALIAAEVEESLANAPAEVRGMMTGMRLDEWRSGLRRRRPGATPLILLGREGVAGGMVLDWTGSGPILLLDGVIHPALRNGGLGGQVIAGLCALAGQAGRPLRITLLYNNPARRLLARHGFRPVQESGVDVVLERAAG, from the coding sequence ATGTCGCCGCTTCCCGTCCTGCTGCATGAGCGCCTGTCCTGCCTGCCCCGTCCCCTGTCCTGCCACCCGGCGATGCCCGACCATGTCGGCGAGATGCGCGCCCTGATCGCGGCGGAGGTGGAGGAAAGCCTGGCCAACGCCCCGGCGGAGGTGCGCGGCATGATGACGGGCATGCGGCTGGACGAGTGGCGCTCCGGCCTGCGCCGCCGCAGGCCCGGCGCGACGCCGCTCATACTGTTGGGGCGGGAGGGGGTGGCGGGCGGAATGGTGCTGGACTGGACGGGCTCCGGCCCCATCCTGCTGCTGGACGGGGTGATACATCCCGCCCTGCGGAACGGCGGCCTGGGCGGGCAGGTGATCGCCGGACTGTGCGCCCTGGCCGGACAGGCCGGCCGGCCGCTCAGGATAACCCTGCTCTACAACAACCCGGCCCGCCGCCTGCTGGCCCGACACGGCTTCCGCCCGGTGCAGGAATCGGGCGTGGACGTGGTGCTGGAGCGGGCGGCGGGGTAG
- a CDS encoding TraB/GumN family protein, with protein sequence MIVWARWACGAIAAAAMGIAAVQPAAAKPPMWEVTDADSRMVLFGTVHVLRPDTQWKSEEMRKALETAEEVWFEVDPIRLEDPVLMGRMVPLMLDTNNPLSSRLDPALYKRFGAMAAELGAQPAQLDPFKPAPAAVMLAGVAMVRAGYSPDSGVDKALRRLVPDSAVRELETAEQQIRFIADLPDDVQVALLEATLDDMAELGHLDKVVASWAAGDISGLEDVFVADLLNEHPHAYEVFVRARNLAWADAMEAELKKSGTDFVAVGALHLVGPDALPKLLADRGYTVRRID encoded by the coding sequence ATGATCGTCTGGGCACGGTGGGCATGCGGCGCTATTGCCGCGGCGGCGATGGGAATTGCGGCGGTCCAGCCGGCCGCGGCCAAGCCGCCCATGTGGGAAGTGACGGATGCCGACAGCCGGATGGTCCTGTTCGGCACGGTGCACGTCCTGCGGCCGGACACGCAGTGGAAATCCGAGGAGATGCGGAAGGCGCTGGAGACCGCGGAAGAGGTCTGGTTCGAGGTGGACCCGATTCGGCTGGAGGACCCGGTCCTGATGGGCCGCATGGTCCCGCTGATGCTGGACACGAACAACCCGCTCTCGTCCAGGCTGGACCCGGCCCTGTACAAGCGGTTCGGCGCCATGGCCGCGGAACTGGGCGCGCAGCCGGCCCAGCTGGACCCCTTCAAGCCCGCCCCGGCCGCGGTGATGCTGGCCGGAGTCGCCATGGTGCGGGCAGGCTATTCGCCCGACAGCGGCGTGGACAAGGCGTTGCGCCGGCTGGTGCCGGACTCCGCCGTGCGGGAGCTGGAAACGGCGGAACAGCAGATCCGCTTCATCGCCGATCTGCCGGACGACGTGCAGGTGGCCCTGCTGGAAGCCACGCTGGACGACATGGCCGAGCTGGGCCATCTGGACAAGGTCGTCGCCTCATGGGCGGCCGGCGACATCAGCGGGCTGGAGGATGTGTTCGTCGCCGACCTGCTGAACGAGCATCCCCATGCCTATGAGGTGTTCGTGCGGGCACGCAACCTGGCCTGGGCCGACGCCATGGAGGCCGAGCTGAAGAAATCCGGTACGGATTTCGTCGCCGTCGGCGCGCTGCATCTGGTCGGGCCGGACGCCCTGCCCAAGCTGCTGGCCGACCGTGGCTATACGGTGCGGCGGATCGACTAA